One segment of Natronosalvus halobius DNA contains the following:
- a CDS encoding Hvo_1808 family surface protein: protein MGIGNTRVAVVAAFVALIVLSGTVAGTVGAVAPAADANGTDGTTLERQTANEIALEGQTADGTTLEGQTASSLETATTQDDGDLVQACAANPPDDFAAPADGNETIGWFDGYWYNQPLEVDASDGLTQAELEKVSARTAARIEALRCLSFETLPPVEIVDRETFAEESAGQYEDVDQRTRQFDNAQFETLLLIGSNDDAVDVRQADRSATVGGYYDYVNDEIVVISENSEQLQLDEAILAHELGHALQDQHFPLEEYVRNTTDRDNAVLGVIEGDTHRMEQQYLEYCENDRWNEPCILDDGVDGGEGEQSQAPPNWGLYFMQFQPYSDGPSFVQSVHDEGGWDAVNALYDDMPDSAVEVIYPERYGEFEANDLDVPDRSSDDWDRLAFEEGPNYNVIGQAGLSAMFMDPAYDGTPVVPPESFLNLEASGEINTTNPLNYDLEPTSGWQGDKLYAYENGNGETATVWALEWEDANEAATFVETYERLIDVRGGDRVDGTAHTYAFGDGSEFDMALTIYPEDDRLLIVTAPTVDDLTAVHDDIEVLEDGESPLLDGNGETDDSNDSNDSENDADGDDLSADESTDDSIPGFGIGAAVSTLLLSFAGLARFRRNR from the coding sequence ATGGGAATCGGGAACACACGGGTTGCGGTCGTCGCTGCGTTCGTCGCGCTTATCGTCCTCTCGGGGACCGTCGCCGGGACCGTCGGTGCGGTCGCCCCCGCTGCGGACGCCAACGGGACCGACGGAACGACGCTCGAGAGGCAAACGGCAAACGAGATAGCGCTCGAGGGACAGACGGCGGATGGGACAACACTCGAGGGACAAACGGCCTCGTCCCTCGAGACCGCGACCACCCAGGACGACGGCGACCTCGTCCAGGCGTGCGCCGCGAACCCGCCGGACGATTTCGCCGCACCCGCGGACGGAAACGAAACCATCGGCTGGTTCGACGGCTACTGGTACAACCAGCCCCTCGAAGTCGACGCCTCCGACGGTCTGACCCAGGCGGAACTCGAGAAGGTCAGCGCCCGGACGGCCGCCCGAATCGAGGCACTCCGGTGTCTCTCCTTCGAGACGCTGCCGCCGGTCGAAATCGTCGACCGCGAGACGTTCGCCGAGGAGAGCGCCGGTCAGTACGAGGACGTCGACCAGCGAACTCGACAGTTCGACAACGCCCAGTTCGAAACCCTGCTGCTCATCGGAAGCAACGACGACGCAGTCGACGTGCGCCAGGCCGACCGAAGCGCGACCGTCGGCGGCTACTACGACTACGTGAACGACGAAATCGTCGTCATCTCCGAAAACAGCGAGCAACTGCAACTCGACGAGGCCATCCTGGCCCACGAACTCGGCCACGCCCTCCAGGACCAGCACTTCCCGCTCGAGGAGTACGTCCGCAACACCACCGACCGCGACAACGCCGTCCTCGGCGTCATCGAGGGCGACACCCACCGGATGGAACAGCAGTACCTCGAATACTGCGAGAACGACCGGTGGAACGAGCCCTGTATCCTCGACGACGGCGTCGACGGAGGGGAGGGCGAGCAATCACAGGCGCCCCCGAACTGGGGGCTGTACTTCATGCAGTTCCAGCCCTACAGCGACGGCCCCTCGTTCGTCCAGTCGGTCCACGACGAGGGCGGCTGGGATGCCGTCAACGCCCTCTACGACGACATGCCCGACTCGGCCGTCGAAGTGATCTACCCCGAGCGCTACGGCGAGTTCGAGGCGAACGACCTCGATGTGCCCGACCGATCGAGCGACGACTGGGATCGACTTGCGTTCGAGGAAGGGCCGAATTACAACGTGATCGGGCAGGCAGGCCTCTCGGCGATGTTCATGGACCCCGCCTACGACGGGACGCCGGTCGTTCCCCCGGAATCGTTCCTGAATCTCGAGGCCAGCGGTGAGATCAACACGACCAATCCCCTGAACTACGACCTCGAGCCCACGAGCGGCTGGCAGGGCGACAAACTGTACGCCTACGAGAACGGTAACGGCGAGACGGCGACCGTCTGGGCCCTGGAGTGGGAAGACGCCAACGAGGCCGCCACCTTCGTCGAGACCTACGAGCGACTGATCGACGTCCGGGGTGGCGATCGCGTCGACGGCACCGCTCACACCTACGCGTTCGGCGATGGCTCCGAGTTCGACATGGCGCTGACGATCTACCCCGAGGACGACCGGCTCTTGATCGTCACCGCGCCCACCGTCGACGACCTGACGGCCGTCCACGACGACATCGAGGTGCTCGAGGACGGCGAGAGTCCGCTCCTGGACGGCAACGGCGAGACCGACGATTCAAACGACTCGAACGACTCCGAGAACGACGCAGACGGTGACGACTTGAGCGCCGACGAATCGACTGACGACAGCATTCCCGGGTTCGGAATTGGTGCCGCCGTGAGCACCCTGCTCCTCTCGTTCGCCGGGCTCGCTCGCTTCCGGCGGAATCGATAG
- a CDS encoding cation diffusion facilitator family transporter — protein MASSTSVVLAALFANGAIAVLKFIGFTLTGSPAMLSETYHSISDTGNQVFLLIGIRYGAQEANRSHPFGHGKAQFFYSFLVSIMLFGIAGWESAKHGYQALQAGEVHRASEPVPILGASVDPIYINYAVLIGAIVFETYAFWKAYQGITAQMDEHGWETLREAFRKTSDVTTLTALTEDAIALAGAGIALFGIYLSRTFENPIYDAGAALVIGILLMGFAVALAWENKRLILGESLPEPAEDELRDIVAGWDGVVSLVEFRTVYFGPEELLVTADVAFDPTLDTETIDDRITDIEDALREHDGQIQRVYIEPETGGLGSP, from the coding sequence ATGGCCAGTAGCACTTCCGTCGTGCTCGCCGCGCTGTTCGCAAATGGGGCGATCGCCGTCCTCAAATTCATTGGCTTCACACTCACCGGGAGCCCTGCGATGCTTTCGGAGACCTATCACTCGATTTCCGACACCGGGAACCAGGTTTTCTTGCTGATTGGCATCCGCTACGGCGCCCAGGAAGCGAACCGGTCGCACCCGTTCGGCCACGGCAAGGCGCAGTTCTTCTACAGCTTTCTCGTGAGCATCATGCTCTTCGGCATCGCCGGCTGGGAGAGCGCGAAACACGGCTACCAGGCGCTGCAAGCGGGCGAGGTCCACCGAGCGAGCGAACCCGTACCGATACTCGGCGCCTCGGTCGATCCGATCTACATTAACTACGCGGTCCTGATCGGGGCGATCGTTTTCGAGACCTACGCCTTCTGGAAGGCCTACCAGGGCATCACCGCTCAGATGGACGAGCACGGCTGGGAGACCCTACGCGAGGCCTTCCGCAAGACCAGTGACGTGACGACGCTGACCGCGCTCACTGAGGACGCCATCGCTCTCGCCGGCGCCGGCATCGCCCTCTTCGGGATCTACCTCTCGAGAACGTTCGAGAACCCAATCTACGACGCGGGTGCGGCCCTCGTCATCGGTATCCTGCTCATGGGATTCGCGGTCGCGCTGGCCTGGGAGAACAAGCGGCTCATCCTCGGCGAAAGCCTCCCCGAGCCCGCCGAGGACGAACTTCGCGACATCGTCGCTGGCTGGGACGGCGTCGTCAGTCTGGTCGAGTTCCGGACGGTCTACTTCGGTCCCGAGGAACTGCTGGTCACCGCCGACGTCGCGTTCGATCCGACTCTCGATACGGAAACCATCGACGACCGCATCACGGACATCGAGGACGCCCTGCGCGAACACGACGGTCAGATCCAGCGCGTCTACATCGAACCCGAGACGGGGGGACTCGGGTCGCCCTGA
- a CDS encoding ATP-dependent DNA helicase produces the protein MPGVGQYLRFFPYEEPYENQREAMDRIYNTLVRGQNVLFEGACGTGKTLSALVPALEVAREQDKTVVITTNVHQQMRQFVAEARAITREESIRAVVFKGKASMCHTDVGYEECQTLRDNTRALVEAESDHSQLEQRQRDLLAESQAGSESAAEARSAVMDELENLEEQIEDLGEANVCDHYRNNLLDTEATDEFFGWLFEDVRTPDEIYEYADERELCGYELLKEGLEGVDLVVCNYHHLLDPMIREQFFRWLGRDPDDVIAVFDEAHNVEDAARDHASRACSERTFDSALDELAETDDPRADDATNVLEAFRDALVETYEDSFGFGQRGSVGDNWEDVSISNEDRRDDLTLAFLQAYSGQGIEGDLEAARKLGQQLDEEYEEAYREGETATRTECQTLEAAAFVAAWMDEGADQGLYPVVSVRRDAGTDEVYGRAELYSCLPRHVTGQLFEAVSGTVLMSATIQPFDVTEDVLGLEECVTMAYGLQFPAERRRTYAVETPALFASVRDDPDVQDEVEEAIYDAVRMTPGNTLAFFPNYGEAARYAERLESRTDATVYLDEPGVGAEELRQKFVADDRAVCCTSLWGTLAEGVSFDGDDAHTVLVVGVPYPHLDDRAEAVQEAYDTAFEGTDTGWRYAVEIPTVRKTRQALGRVIRSPEDVGVRALLDRRYSRRAKSDLGTYSVNGTFPHEEREELMDLDPEKLKFAMMNFYGDHDRYAGEPPAP, from the coding sequence GTGCCAGGAGTGGGCCAGTACCTGCGCTTTTTCCCGTACGAGGAGCCCTACGAGAACCAGCGCGAGGCGATGGACCGCATCTACAACACCCTCGTGCGTGGACAGAACGTTCTCTTCGAGGGCGCCTGCGGGACCGGCAAGACCCTCTCGGCGCTCGTGCCCGCCCTCGAGGTGGCCCGCGAACAGGACAAGACGGTCGTCATCACGACGAACGTCCACCAGCAGATGCGCCAGTTCGTCGCCGAGGCCCGGGCGATCACCCGCGAGGAGTCCATCCGCGCGGTTGTCTTCAAGGGGAAAGCTTCGATGTGTCACACCGACGTCGGCTACGAGGAGTGCCAGACCCTGCGGGACAACACCCGCGCGCTCGTCGAGGCCGAGAGCGACCACAGCCAGCTCGAACAGCGCCAGCGCGACCTGCTGGCCGAGAGCCAGGCGGGCAGCGAGTCGGCCGCGGAGGCCCGCAGCGCCGTGATGGACGAACTCGAAAACCTCGAGGAACAGATCGAGGACCTCGGGGAGGCCAACGTCTGTGACCACTACCGGAACAACCTGCTCGATACCGAGGCCACCGACGAGTTCTTCGGCTGGCTGTTCGAGGACGTCCGCACGCCCGACGAGATCTACGAGTACGCCGACGAGCGCGAACTCTGTGGCTACGAACTGCTGAAGGAGGGCCTCGAGGGGGTCGACCTCGTGGTCTGTAACTACCACCACCTGCTCGATCCGATGATCCGCGAGCAGTTCTTCCGCTGGCTCGGGCGCGACCCCGACGACGTTATCGCCGTCTTCGACGAGGCCCACAACGTCGAGGACGCCGCGCGCGACCACGCCAGCCGCGCCTGCTCGGAGCGAACCTTCGACAGCGCGCTGGACGAACTCGCCGAAACGGACGACCCGCGGGCTGACGACGCCACGAACGTCCTCGAGGCGTTTCGCGACGCGCTGGTCGAGACCTACGAGGACAGCTTCGGCTTCGGTCAGCGCGGGTCGGTCGGCGACAACTGGGAGGACGTCTCGATCAGTAACGAGGACCGCCGAGACGACCTCACGCTCGCCTTCCTGCAGGCGTACTCGGGCCAGGGTATCGAGGGCGACCTCGAGGCCGCGCGTAAACTTGGCCAGCAACTCGACGAGGAGTACGAGGAGGCCTACCGCGAGGGCGAAACCGCGACCCGAACCGAGTGCCAAACCCTCGAGGCGGCCGCGTTCGTCGCGGCCTGGATGGACGAGGGGGCCGATCAGGGGCTGTACCCCGTCGTCTCCGTCCGCCGGGATGCGGGCACCGACGAGGTCTACGGCCGGGCGGAGCTGTACAGCTGTCTCCCCCGCCACGTCACCGGACAGCTCTTCGAGGCCGTCTCCGGGACGGTCCTGATGAGTGCGACCATCCAGCCGTTCGATGTCACCGAGGACGTCCTCGGCCTCGAGGAGTGCGTGACGATGGCCTACGGGCTGCAGTTTCCCGCCGAGCGCAGGCGGACCTACGCCGTCGAGACGCCCGCGCTGTTTGCCTCCGTCCGTGACGACCCCGACGTCCAGGACGAGGTCGAGGAGGCCATCTACGACGCCGTCCGGATGACCCCCGGGAACACGCTCGCCTTCTTCCCGAACTACGGCGAAGCCGCCCGGTACGCCGAGCGTCTCGAGTCTCGAACCGACGCGACGGTCTACCTGGACGAACCGGGCGTCGGCGCCGAGGAACTTCGCCAGAAATTCGTCGCCGACGACCGTGCCGTTTGCTGCACATCGCTCTGGGGGACCCTCGCCGAGGGTGTGAGCTTCGACGGCGACGACGCCCACACGGTGCTGGTCGTCGGCGTTCCCTACCCGCACCTCGACGATCGCGCCGAAGCAGTGCAAGAGGCCTACGACACCGCCTTCGAGGGGACCGACACCGGGTGGCGCTACGCCGTCGAGATCCCCACCGTTCGGAAGACCCGGCAGGCGCTCGGCCGGGTGATCCGCTCGCCCGAGGACGTCGGCGTCCGCGCCCTCCTCGACCGGCGGTACTCGAGGCGCGCCAAATCCGACCTGGGAACCTACAGCGTCAACGGCACGTTCCCACACGAGGAACGGGAAGAACTGATGGACCTGGACCCCGAGAAGCTCAAGTTCGCCATGATGAACTTCTACGGCGACCACGATCGGTACGCGGGGGAGCCGCCGGCACCCTGA
- a CDS encoding 2'-5' RNA ligase family protein, producing MYSVNVPVPGRVRALAADLYPSLVGFDTVRDDHSLLLKRLGDAPQVDRLQHRTHRALEGAPAVEAAVTGIDYFPEPPLGSAPVVYLAVESPGLEQIHRDLAEVFDPVEGLEGPDYVPHVTLARGGDLETARRLADHEIDQVTWTVSELEFFDGQYRLPVSRISLPA from the coding sequence GTGTACAGCGTCAACGTCCCCGTTCCCGGCCGCGTTCGGGCGCTCGCGGCCGACCTCTATCCGTCCCTGGTCGGCTTCGACACCGTGCGGGACGACCACTCCCTCCTACTCAAGCGTCTCGGCGACGCCCCCCAGGTCGACCGCCTCCAGCACCGCACCCACCGCGCCCTGGAGGGCGCCCCTGCAGTCGAGGCCGCGGTCACCGGCATCGACTACTTCCCGGAGCCGCCGCTCGGCTCGGCGCCCGTGGTCTACCTCGCCGTCGAGAGCCCCGGCCTCGAGCAGATTCACCGCGACCTCGCCGAGGTATTCGACCCCGTGGAGGGACTCGAGGGCCCCGACTACGTGCCGCACGTAACGCTAGCCCGGGGCGGCGACCTCGAAACGGCCCGCCGACTCGCCGACCACGAGATTGACCAGGTGACGTGGACCGTGAGCGAACTCGAGTTCTTCGACGGCCAGTATCGCCTGCCGGTGAGTCGGATTTCGTTGCCTGCTTAA